One genomic window of Cercospora beticola chromosome 5, complete sequence includes the following:
- a CDS encoding uncharacterized protein (antiSMASH:Cluster_2~SMCOG1111:GCN5-related N-acetyltransferase): MFHTERLGFRAIEEADDALILRLHQDPEIDQNTGLWLPVPFSRDSAKKRREQLVSKCMLSAIIYLPATDGDENSNGTSIGMLSIRDNNIENGRFSRHVSLGIVIDREHWGKGYGREAVKWALNWAFRRAAMHKVSLRVCGYNANAIKLYESMGFVLEGKLRDEVWHDGRYWDYYAYSMLEGEWQRLYGQEEGEEV, from the coding sequence ATGTTCCACACAGAGCGCCTGGGCTTCCGAGCCATAGAAGAGGCTGACGACGCTCTCATTCTGCGTCTCCATCAGGACCCTGAGATTGACCAGAATACCGGCCTCTGGCTACCAGTGCCCTTTAGCAGAGACAGTGCAAAGAAACGACGCGAGCAGTTGGTTTCAAAATGCATGCTATCCGCAATAATCTATCTCCCTGCTACCGATGGTGACGAAAATTCAAATGGCACATCCATCGGCATGTTGTCGATCAGAGACAACAACATAGAAAATGGACGTTTCTCACGCCATGTGAGTCTGGGCATTGTCATCGATCGCGAGCACTGGGGCAAAGGCTACGGAAGAGAAGCCGTCAAATGGGCTTTGAACTGGGCTTTCCGTCGCGCTGCAATGCACAAAGTCAGTTTGAGAGTCTGCGGGTACAATGCGAACGCCATCAAGCTGTATGAAAGTATGGGGTTTGTGCTCGAAGGGAAGTTAAGAGACGAGGTTTGGCATGATGGGAGATATTGGGATTATTACGCTTACTCGATGCTAGAAGGGGAGTGGCAGCGACTTTACGGCCAAGAGGAGGGTGAAGAGGTCTGA